GCATCATGACTGCGCTCCCCGAACACGGCTCCGGCGACGTCAAGTACCACGTCGGAGGCCGGTCGCAGGTCGCGGAGGACGAGGTCGAACTGGACGTGCGGCTGGCCCCCAACCCGAGCCACCTCGAGCACGTGAACCCCGTCGTCCTCGGCATGGCCCGGGCCGCGCGCTTCACCGGCGAGGCCTCCGATTCCTCGGCGATCCTCCCCATCATCATCCACGGCGACGCCTCCTTCGCGGGGCAGGGCGTCGTGGCGGAAACGCTGAACCTGTGCCGGCTGCATGCCTACGAGACGGGCGGCACGCTTCACATCATCACGAACAACCAGCTCGGCTTTACGACCCTTCCCGGCGACAGCCGTTCCACGCGGTATGCGAGCGACCTCGCGCTCGGCTTCCGGCTCCCCGTCGTGCATGTGAACGCCGACGACCCGGAGGCGTGCATGGCCGCGGTGCGGCTCGCCATCGACTACCGGTTCGAGTTCGGGGAGGATCTGGTCATCGACCTCGTGGGCTACCGGCGCTACGGGCACAACGAGGGGGACGAACCCTCGTACACCCAGCCCATGATGTACGAGCGGATCGCGTCGCACCCGCGGGTGCGCGCGCAGTTCGCGGAGGCCGTCATCGAGCGGGGGCTCATCACCCGCGACGAGGCTGACGACCTGGTCGCGGATGTGGAGGAGGAACTCGATGCGGCGAGGGGGGCGATCGCCGCGCACAAGGCAGCGGACGAGCGGACGGGCGCGGCGCCGGACCCGAAGCGTCTGCTGGATCCGGCGGAACCGGCGCGTCCGACGGGCATCCTCGAGGCGCGGCTGCGGGAGCTCAACGAGGCGATCCACCGTTGGCCCGAGGACTTCAAGCCGTTCCACAAGCTCGGGCGGCAGCTGGAACGCCGTCGCACGGCGCTGGACGAGGGGATCGACTGGGGCCACGCGGAAGGGTTGGCGCTCGCGGGTCTGCTCACGGAGGGCGTGCCGGTGCGCCTCACCGGCGAGGACACCGAGCGCGGCACGTTCAGCCACCGCCATCTCGTGCTGCACGACGCCGAGGACGGGCGTCCGTACGCGCCCATGGCCCACCTCGAAGAGGGACAGGCGGCGTTCCGGATCGCGAACAGCCCCCTATCCGAGATCGCCACGCTGGGCTTCGAGTACGGCTTCTCCACGATCGCCGCCAACGCGCTCGTGATGTGGGAGGCGCAGTTCGGCGACTTCGGCAACGTCGGGCAGGCGATCATCGACCAGTTCATCGTGTCGGGCCGCACGAAGTGGGGCCTGGAGTCCCGGCTCGTCCTGCTCCTACCGCACGGCTACGAGGGGCAGGGCCCGGAACACTCGAGCGCCCGACTGGAGCGTTTCCTGCAACTCGCGGCCGAAGGCAACATCCGCATCGTGAACTGCACGACGCCCGCGCAGTACTTCCACGCGCTGCGCTGGCAGGCGCTGCGCGCGACCTGCCGTCCCCTGATCGTGATGACGCCGAAGAGCCTGCTGCGCCACCCGCGCGCCCGCTCGACGATCGGCGACCTCACCGGCGGCGCCTTCCGTCCCGTGCTTCCGGACCCCGACTTCCGAGCCGATCCGTCCCGCGTGAACCGGGTCATCATCTGCAGCGGGAAGGTCTACTTCGACCTGCTCGCGGAAGCTCCGCCCGCGCACGACATCCCGATCCTGCGCGTGGAGCAGCCCTACCCGTTCCCGGCGGAGGAACTGGCTGCGGCCCTCGCCCCGTATCCCCGCGAGGCGGAGATCTGCTGGGTTCAGGAGGAACCTGAAAACATGGGCGCCTGGACGTTCATGCGCCCCCACCTGCGAGAACTCATCGGCCGAGAGCCCGTCTACGTCGGCCGCCCCGAACGCGCGAGCCCCGCGGAGGGCTACTTCGGCAGGCACGTCCGCCGACAGCGCCACCTCCTCCGCGCCGCGCTCCGCCTGGACTGACGACACTCCAGAGTCCGGATATCCACGACCGCCGAGTACCACGCCCTCGGCGGCCCCGGCGCCGGGATCAACGGCCGCACGCCTGTCGTTCCGGGTCGGGGTCGCCGGTTCGGCGCGTGAGGTCGGCGCTCAGTTCTTCGGCCAGCGACACGTCGTCGTGCGTCATGTACTCCCAAAGGGCCTGCCTGCGCCGGTCCGCTTCCTCGTGTCCCTGTTCGGCGGCGAGGTGCAGCCAAGCGTAGGCGTGCATGTCGCGTGACATGTACTCGGCCGCGAGGGAGAACTGCGCGTCCGCGTAGCCGCGCTCGGCGGCCGCGCGCATCCACCGCACGGCCTCGGCCGTATTGCCGTGCCGGGCGTAGAGGAAGCTCAGGTTGTACTGAGCGACGGGATCGCCCTGCTCCGCCGCCGCCCCGAACCAGTACATCGCCTCCACGTCGTCCGGGATCACGCCCAGCCCCAGCGCATAGGCCTGGCCAAGGTGGTTCTGGGCCCCGGCGTGGCCCTGTTCGGCGGCGGCCCGAAACCAGCGGATGGCCGCG
The window above is part of the Candidatus Palauibacter polyketidifaciens genome. Proteins encoded here:
- a CDS encoding 2-oxoglutarate dehydrogenase E1 component, encoding MSDDGNRSADGSRIPADHGWVADGYNAGYAEGLVERALRDRGVIPPPLAGWDPSAEAVFEAPPRTVVPPPPPAPPPPAPTPAEAEVVATEDLRLAAIAGALVEAYRAYGHLGARIDPLGSEPPRHPMLEPEYHGIRREELARVPASAVWLKHLGDNAAEVVDRLEEIYCGPIGYELDQVENPTQRDWLVDYIESHRHRLLMSRERAKACLEWLTRVEGLETFLHRTYLGKKRFSVEGLDMLVPMMRGIIGSAGRRGARQVFVGMAHRGRLNVLAHVMGLSYESIVAEFEEQAARGIMTALPEHGSGDVKYHVGGRSQVAEDEVELDVRLAPNPSHLEHVNPVVLGMARAARFTGEASDSSAILPIIIHGDASFAGQGVVAETLNLCRLHAYETGGTLHIITNNQLGFTTLPGDSRSTRYASDLALGFRLPVVHVNADDPEACMAAVRLAIDYRFEFGEDLVIDLVGYRRYGHNEGDEPSYTQPMMYERIASHPRVRAQFAEAVIERGLITRDEADDLVADVEEELDAARGAIAAHKAADERTGAAPDPKRLLDPAEPARPTGILEARLRELNEAIHRWPEDFKPFHKLGRQLERRRTALDEGIDWGHAEGLALAGLLTEGVPVRLTGEDTERGTFSHRHLVLHDAEDGRPYAPMAHLEEGQAAFRIANSPLSEIATLGFEYGFSTIAANALVMWEAQFGDFGNVGQAIIDQFIVSGRTKWGLESRLVLLLPHGYEGQGPEHSSARLERFLQLAAEGNIRIVNCTTPAQYFHALRWQALRATCRPLIVMTPKSLLRHPRARSTIGDLTGGAFRPVLPDPDFRADPSRVNRVIICSGKVYFDLLAEAPPAHDIPILRVEQPYPFPAEELAAALAPYPREAEICWVQEEPENMGAWTFMRPHLRELIGREPVYVGRPERASPAEGYFGRHVRRQRHLLRAALRLD